A window from Citrus sinensis cultivar Valencia sweet orange chromosome 5, DVS_A1.0, whole genome shotgun sequence encodes these proteins:
- the LOC127902733 gene encoding uncharacterized protein LOC127902733 produces the protein MGLFCYRVMPFGLKNAGATYQRLVNKIFKPLIGHTMEVYVDDMITKSKEPRDHVKHLEETFELLRRYEMKLNPEKCAFGVSSGKFLGFLVSHRGIEANPEKIRAVLEMRSPRTVKEVQSLTGRLAALNRFISRATDKCHPFFQVIKKGRKMEWTPECEELGFSQGRRREATPGILRKQGPSGRRNQISTNGEVGASSDNGGTQTPTIFPSPPDSCDDRPTLRQVLQKPDASGRLVKWSVELSEFDLSYRPRGAIKAQALVDFMVDRVESGEGVQEGQPAEQEDSKGIWLVMVDGSRSEQGSGAGVIIRSPEGVEVSYAVKFEFQLTNNQAEYEAFIIGLGLAHTLRAKRVEIRADSQLVCNQLSDQFQVKEEKLGFYVKKARQMVELFKEVEVKQISQNEN, from the exons ATGGGTTTGTTTTGCTACAGGGTGATGCCTTTCGGCTTGAAAAATGCAGGAGCTACCTATCAAAGGTTGGTGAACAAGATCTTCAAGCCATTGATCGGACATACAATGGAGGTATATGTGGACGATATGATCACAAAGTCCAAAGAACCAAGAGATCACGTGAAGCATCTTGAGGAAACCTTTGAATTACTGAGGAGGTACGAGATGAAGCTAAACCCGGAGAAATGTGCATTTGGGGTCAGCTCGGGCAAATTTCTGGGATTCCTGGTGAGCCATCGAGGGATTGAGGCCAACCCGGAAAAGATACGAGCAGTGCTAGAAATGAGGTCGCCACGAACAGTAAAGGAGGTGCAGAGCCTTACGGGGAGGTTGGCAGCATTGAACCGATTTATTTCGCGAGCCACTGATAAGTGTCACCCTTTCTTCCAAGTCATAAAGAAAGGGAGGAAGATGGAATGGACACCGGAATGCGAGGAG CTCGGTTTTAGTCAGGGAAGAAGAAGGGAAGCAACACCCGGTATATTACGCAAGCAAGGCCCTAGTGGACGCAGAAACCAGATATCCACTAATGGAGAAGTGGGCGCTAGCTCTGATAACGGCGGCACGCAAACTCCGACCATATTTCCAAGCCCACCAGATAGTTGTGATGACCGACCAACCCTTCGGCAAGTACTTCAAAAACCGGACGCGTCTGGTCGGTTAGTAAAATGGTCGGTGGAATTGAGCGAATTTGACCTGTCGTACAGGCCCCGAGGGGCAATCAAGGCTCAAGCCCTGGTAGATTTTATGGTGGACCGCGTTGAATCAGGGGAAGGGGTCCAGGAGGGACAACCAGCGGAACAGGAGGATTCGAAGGGGATATGGTTGGTGATGGTTGATGGGTCACGTAGTGAACAGGGATCCGGGGCAGGAGTTATAATACGAAGTCCAGAAGGTGTTGAGGTATCCTACGCTGTAAAGTTCGAATTCCAGCTTACGAACAACCAAGCTGAATATGAGGCCTTCATTATTGGTCTCGGTCTTGCGCATACGCTACGAGCAAAAAGGGTAGAGATCCGAGCAGATTCCCAGCTAGTATGCAACCAGCTCAGCGATCAATTCCAAGTAAAGGAAGAGAAATTGGGATTTTATGTAAAGAAGGCGAGGCAGATGGTTGAACTATTCAAGGAAGTAGAGGTGAAGCAGATATCCCAGAACGAAAATTAG